The Planctomycetota bacterium genome has a segment encoding these proteins:
- a CDS encoding Rrf2 family transcriptional regulator: protein MSVIYSSTCGYAIHAVCRIAELQPEGKGNVGVNEICEGSELSPPFVSKILHGVAKAGLVKSTKGRGGGFRLNRAPEKITLLDIVDVIDGTDTYRRCAVGSFERCNDKQPCPQHDSFKPLRENIIRYLKDTTIADLAEALESKKDSKKVTK, encoded by the coding sequence ATGTCTGTTATTTACTCCTCCACCTGTGGCTACGCCATCCATGCCGTTTGCCGAATCGCCGAGTTGCAGCCCGAGGGGAAGGGCAACGTGGGCGTCAACGAGATTTGTGAGGGTTCGGAACTGTCACCCCCGTTCGTCAGCAAAATCCTCCACGGCGTCGCCAAGGCCGGCCTTGTGAAAAGCACCAAGGGCCGCGGCGGCGGATTTCGGCTCAACAGGGCACCGGAGAAGATCACGCTGCTCGACATCGTCGACGTCATCGACGGCACCGACACCTACCGCCGCTGTGCGGTCGGGAGCTTCGAGCGGTGCAACGACAAGCAACCGTGTCCGCAGCACGACTCGTTCAAGCCGCTGCGCGAGAACATCATCCGCTACCTCAAGGACACGACCATCGCCGATCTCGCCGAAGCGCTCGAGTCCAAGAAGGACAGCAAGAAGGTTACCAAGTAG
- a CDS encoding metalloregulator ArsR/SmtB family transcription factor has translation MHDTSSSVSAVQRASDRSSTPDNNPIPDADVETIVRLFKVLGDRTRLGILLILAKGERNVGALCEELSLPQPTVSHHLGLMRINRLIDNRRDGKQVFYTLAEEVSALKNGVVRIGVGSRSVDLNLAG, from the coding sequence ATGCACGATACGAGCAGTTCAGTGTCTGCGGTCCAACGCGCTTCCGACCGATCTTCGACCCCTGACAACAACCCGATCCCTGACGCGGACGTCGAAACCATCGTCCGCCTGTTCAAAGTCCTGGGCGACCGAACCCGGCTGGGTATTCTCCTGATCCTCGCCAAAGGTGAACGCAACGTCGGGGCCCTTTGCGAAGAGCTTTCGCTGCCACAGCCGACCGTCAGCCACCACCTCGGGCTGATGCGGATCAACCGGCTGATCGACAACCGCCGCGACGGTAAGCAAGTGTTTTACACGCTTGCCGAGGAAGTGTCGGCCCTCAAGAACGGCGTGGTCCGCATCGGCGTGGGCAGCCGGTCGGTCGACCTCAACCTCGCCGGCTAA
- a CDS encoding helix-turn-helix transcriptional regulator: protein MLIVNTIVLKMLAVRAMMAAMTTMPAVPVDRDKIRQLREDLGLTQAEAAKRAGFHGHQQWYAVESGKRSDPSVSTIQRIAAALGVTIDELVTPLDGDEWKDA, encoded by the coding sequence GTGTTGATTGTCAACACGATCGTATTGAAAATGCTGGCGGTGCGTGCAATGATGGCTGCGATGACGACGATGCCAGCGGTGCCAGTCGACCGCGACAAAATCCGGCAGCTCCGCGAAGACCTTGGTCTCACACAAGCCGAAGCCGCAAAGCGTGCCGGGTTCCACGGCCATCAACAGTGGTACGCCGTGGAGTCAGGCAAGCGGTCAGACCCGTCCGTTTCGACGATACAGCGTATCGCCGCGGCCCTTGGCGTCACGATTGACGAGCTCGTCACGCCGCTCGACGGCGACGAGTGGAAGGACGCCTGA
- a CDS encoding helix-turn-helix domain-containing protein → MPDAPTKPVRDWPAAMSADTLAEYLDVSPRTVASLAASGKLPASIAVPGTRCRRWRRVDVDEAVASWTGGVR, encoded by the coding sequence ATGCCTGACGCGCCGACCAAGCCCGTGCGTGATTGGCCGGCCGCGATGTCGGCCGACACGCTGGCGGAATATCTCGATGTCAGCCCGCGGACCGTCGCGTCGCTTGCCGCCAGCGGAAAGCTGCCGGCGTCGATCGCAGTACCAGGCACGCGCTGCCGGCGATGGCGTCGGGTCGACGTCGACGAAGCCGTCGCGTCGTGGACCGGGGGTGTGCGATGA
- a CDS encoding YqaJ viral recombinase family protein produces the protein MKVTTAANPADRTTFIGASDTAAVLGMSPWRSPGDVYLEKSGRLEPRDTGNVATTRGNLLEPAVLAWAEAELGTPITNRQRFVTCPDHPHIAATLDGITGDALVEVKTSAKPSEWGDAGTDEIPDHYKLQVQHQLRVAGAQLAYVPVLLAASGIGFDFRMYRVERDDELAEYVVAEAARFWREHVQADVAPDNFEPSLDVAKRMRREPGKTVEMPDLAVAAYLQAQRRVKSANADLDRIKAELLVALDDGEAADTPAGHRVTYMEQTRKSLDAKAIERDHPEPAARYRRQSAYRVLRVKAGKDIGDE, from the coding sequence ATGAAAGTCACCACCGCAGCCAACCCCGCCGACCGCACGACGTTCATCGGCGCTTCCGACACCGCGGCCGTGCTCGGCATGTCCCCGTGGCGATCGCCCGGCGACGTGTACCTCGAAAAATCCGGCCGGCTTGAGCCGCGCGACACCGGCAACGTTGCCACCACGCGCGGCAACTTGCTCGAGCCCGCCGTGCTGGCGTGGGCCGAGGCCGAGCTCGGAACGCCGATCACCAACCGCCAGCGGTTCGTCACCTGCCCCGATCACCCGCACATCGCGGCGACGCTCGATGGCATCACCGGTGACGCGCTGGTCGAGGTGAAGACGTCGGCCAAGCCGAGCGAGTGGGGCGACGCCGGCACCGACGAGATTCCCGACCACTACAAGCTGCAGGTGCAACATCAGCTCCGCGTCGCCGGCGCTCAACTGGCCTACGTGCCGGTGCTGCTCGCCGCCAGCGGCATCGGCTTCGACTTCCGCATGTATCGCGTGGAGCGTGACGATGAGCTGGCCGAGTACGTCGTCGCCGAAGCCGCTCGGTTCTGGCGTGAGCATGTCCAGGCCGACGTCGCACCCGACAACTTCGAACCGTCGCTCGATGTGGCCAAGCGGATGCGCCGGGAGCCCGGCAAAACCGTTGAGATGCCCGACCTGGCCGTCGCCGCATACCTGCAGGCCCAGCGCCGCGTGAAGTCGGCCAACGCCGACCTCGACCGGATCAAGGCTGAGCTGCTCGTCGCGCTCGACGACGGCGAGGCTGCCGACACCCCGGCCGGCCACCGCGTCACGTACATGGAACAGACCCGCAAGTCGCTCGATGCGAAAGCGATCGAGCGCGATCACCCCGAACCCGCCGCGCGGTACCGCCGGCAATCGGCCTACCGCGTGCTGCGCGTGAAGGCTGGGAAGGACATTGGAGATGAGTGA
- a CDS encoding recombinase RecT: MSEQTTAITKIDWNQSANQNRGSALRSLADNESALARLTNVLPDGLDARRVMNTAANVVLRNDYLAQSTMVSVFNAVVEAAELGLMVGSGVAAEAYLVPFRNRNNGNRQEAQLIPGYRGLIKLAEQSGVVRDVQAFVVYAGEDFDWQPGELPNHRPDLTLDIEKAELVAAYAIVTFRDGGHRRADVMRASEILKIKRDALRKTKGKGPWVDHEAEMWKKTTIRRACKTLPLSADDKLLRALELEDRLHDIEVATRDVGGVADLKRRLLPDRPGDVIDVDDADVNADPDGVVEGEEVDEPGGEGLAGTGGGIGKPGIPV, from the coding sequence ATGAGTGAACAAACCACCGCCATCACGAAGATCGACTGGAACCAGTCGGCCAACCAGAACCGCGGCTCCGCGCTGCGATCGCTGGCCGACAACGAAAGCGCCTTGGCCCGGCTCACGAACGTGCTGCCGGACGGGCTCGATGCGCGACGGGTGATGAACACCGCGGCCAACGTCGTGCTCCGCAACGACTACCTCGCGCAGTCGACGATGGTGAGCGTGTTCAACGCCGTCGTCGAAGCCGCCGAACTGGGGCTCATGGTCGGGTCGGGCGTCGCCGCTGAGGCGTACTTGGTGCCGTTCCGCAACCGCAACAACGGCAACCGCCAAGAGGCCCAGCTCATTCCCGGCTACCGCGGGCTCATCAAGCTCGCCGAGCAGTCCGGCGTTGTCCGCGACGTCCAGGCGTTCGTCGTCTACGCCGGTGAAGACTTCGACTGGCAGCCGGGCGAGCTGCCCAACCACCGCCCCGACCTCACGCTCGACATCGAGAAAGCCGAGCTCGTCGCCGCCTACGCCATCGTCACCTTCCGCGACGGCGGCCATCGCCGCGCCGACGTGATGCGTGCGTCGGAGATCCTCAAGATCAAACGGGACGCGCTGCGCAAGACCAAGGGCAAAGGCCCGTGGGTCGACCACGAAGCGGAGATGTGGAAGAAGACCACGATCCGCCGGGCCTGCAAAACGCTGCCATTGTCCGCCGACGACAAGCTGCTCCGCGCACTGGAGCTCGAGGATCGGCTGCACGACATCGAAGTTGCCACCCGCGACGTCGGCGGTGTGGCCGACCTCAAACGCCGGCTGCTGCCCGACCGACCCGGCGACGTCATCGACGTCGACGATGCGGATGTCAACGCGGACCCGGATGGTGTCGTCGAAGGCGAAGAGGTTGACGAGCCCGGCGGCGAGGGCCTGGCCGGCACAGGTGGCGGCATCGGCAAGCCCGGCATTCCCGTCTGA
- a CDS encoding AAA family ATPase encodes MRLPADYIPDDRPHGLNGHAHHEWDHDRVDEEIASRSFDEIDAEPIKWLWKGKIALGKLTALVSVPGMGKSMLTCDLAARVSTGSIMPDGSEGIQGDVILANAEDDPADTLRPRLDAAVADVRRVYTLDGVRPTNGKPERVFTLADVPVLARMLEQKPSVRLVILDPIGSFLTGADSHRDNEVRSLLAPLVKMAADHEVAVLLVMHRRKSMSRNADDMVLGSRAFTGVVRQVWHLNRDPNNPRQRLMLPGKSNIAGLATGMSFTIGGDENTARIFWNRESITMTADEAASAEIDHVGESKEDASALEIAMDFLRSELTGGPRKAKDIQREAREADITAGTLRRAREEVCEKPYKDGFDGGTAWFWKLTPIEQNHAEMSGRHEGAHEGAQTPPTDSACAPSGNLAHLRRNDPQNLHMKAVGETLYDEDAQGESAGDSRASMDGEGEE; translated from the coding sequence ATGAGACTGCCGGCCGATTACATTCCCGACGACCGCCCCCATGGACTCAACGGCCACGCTCACCACGAGTGGGACCACGATCGCGTCGATGAGGAAATTGCGTCCCGCAGCTTCGACGAGATCGACGCCGAGCCGATCAAATGGCTTTGGAAGGGCAAGATCGCGCTCGGCAAGCTCACCGCGTTGGTATCCGTGCCGGGCATGGGCAAGTCGATGCTCACGTGCGACCTCGCCGCCCGCGTGTCGACGGGTTCGATCATGCCCGACGGCAGCGAGGGCATTCAAGGTGACGTGATTCTGGCCAATGCCGAAGATGACCCCGCTGACACGCTGCGCCCGCGGCTCGATGCCGCCGTGGCCGACGTCCGACGGGTCTACACGCTTGATGGGGTTCGCCCCACCAACGGCAAGCCCGAACGCGTGTTCACACTGGCCGACGTGCCGGTGCTGGCCCGAATGCTCGAGCAGAAGCCGTCGGTGCGATTGGTGATTCTCGACCCGATCGGTTCATTCCTCACCGGTGCCGACAGTCACCGCGACAACGAAGTCCGGTCGCTGCTCGCCCCGTTGGTGAAGATGGCCGCCGACCACGAAGTCGCCGTGCTGCTCGTCATGCACCGTCGGAAGTCGATGAGCCGCAACGCCGACGACATGGTGCTCGGCTCCCGCGCGTTTACCGGCGTGGTCCGCCAGGTGTGGCACCTCAACCGCGACCCGAACAATCCGCGGCAGCGGCTCATGTTGCCGGGCAAGTCGAACATCGCCGGGCTCGCCACGGGGATGAGCTTCACGATCGGCGGCGACGAGAACACCGCCCGGATCTTCTGGAACCGCGAGAGCATCACCATGACCGCCGACGAAGCGGCCAGCGCAGAGATCGACCACGTCGGTGAGTCGAAAGAAGACGCCAGCGCGCTCGAGATAGCGATGGACTTCTTGCGGTCCGAGCTTACCGGCGGACCTCGCAAAGCGAAGGACATTCAACGCGAAGCCCGTGAGGCTGACATCACCGCGGGCACCCTTCGACGTGCACGTGAGGAGGTGTGTGAGAAGCCGTACAAGGACGGCTTCGACGGCGGCACCGCGTGGTTCTGGAAGCTCACCCCGATCGAGCAGAACCACGCCGAAATGTCGGGGCGTCACGAAGGTGCGCACGAAGGTGCGCAAACCCCCCCAACTGATTCAGCTTGCGCACCTTCGGGGAACCTTGCGCACCTTCGGCGTAATGACCCTCAAAACCTACATATGAAGGCCGTTGGGGAGACCCTCTACGACGAAGATGCGCAAGGTGAGAGTGCTGGGGATTCACGCGCATCTATGGACGGGGAGGGCGAGGAATGA